The following are encoded together in the Corynebacterium jeikeium genome:
- the secA gene encoding preprotein translocase subunit SecA — MLGLSKILRMGEGRAVKRLAKIADQVMDLDEEYTKLTDEELQAKTDELKKRVQEDGESLDDILLEAFATAREASWRVLGQKHYKVQIMGGAGLHFGYVSEMKTGEGKTLTCVLPAYLNALSGKGVHVVTVNDYLAKRDAEWMGRVHRFLGLSTDVILSGKNPAERREAYNADITYGTNNEFGFDYLRDNMAHSLNDLVQRGHNYAIVDEVDSILIDEARTPLIISGPVEGSSKWFSAFAAIAPKLTRDIHYEVDERKKTVGVKEEGVEFVEDQLGIENLYAPEHSQLVSYLNNSIKAKELFTRDKDYIVRNGEVVIVDEFTGRILDGRRYNEGIHQAIEAKEHVEIKNENQTLATVTLQNYFRLYDKLAGMTGTAETEAAELKSTYKLDVAAIPTNKENKRKDNVDLIYKTQEAKFEAVAEDIAERVEIGQPVLVGTTSVERSEYLSRLLQRRGIKHNVLNAKYHEKEAEIVAQAGRLGAVTVATNMAGRGTDIVLGGNPDIIADINLRERGLDPVETPEEYEEAWDDEIEKVREESKEEAEKVREVGGLYVLGTERHESRRIDNQLRGRSARQGDPGETRFYLSMRDDLMVRFVGQTMEAMMTRLNIPDDEAIDSKMVTNAIKGAQSQVESANFEMRKNVLKYDEVMNEQRKVIYGERRQILEGEDVEKQIRNMLKDTIEAYVDGATAEGYVEDWDLDTLWNALDSLYGPTFTHEELVEGDDYGRPGELSSSQLLEALLDDANREYDELEEKVSEVAGEEQMRGMERAALLNVVDQKWREHLYEMDYLKEGIGLRAMAQRDPLVEYQREGGDMFNRMKDGIKEETVRQLFLVRNQLKQAGQVHVEDPAAGNEGVAVDRATQTTMGG; from the coding sequence GTGCTAGGACTTTCGAAAATCCTCCGTATGGGCGAAGGCCGTGCGGTCAAGCGTCTCGCTAAAATCGCCGACCAGGTGATGGACCTCGACGAGGAATACACCAAACTCACCGACGAGGAACTGCAGGCCAAGACCGACGAGCTTAAGAAGCGAGTTCAGGAAGACGGCGAGAGCCTGGATGACATCCTGCTCGAGGCTTTTGCCACCGCGCGTGAGGCCTCCTGGCGCGTGCTGGGCCAGAAGCACTACAAGGTGCAGATCATGGGTGGCGCTGGCCTCCACTTCGGTTACGTCTCCGAGATGAAGACCGGTGAAGGTAAGACTCTTACCTGTGTGCTGCCCGCCTACCTCAATGCACTGTCCGGCAAGGGCGTGCACGTCGTTACCGTGAACGACTACCTGGCAAAGCGTGACGCCGAGTGGATGGGCCGTGTTCACCGCTTCCTGGGACTCAGCACCGACGTGATTCTGAGCGGCAAGAACCCCGCCGAGCGTCGCGAGGCTTACAACGCCGACATCACCTACGGCACAAACAACGAGTTCGGCTTCGACTACCTGCGCGACAACATGGCGCACTCTTTGAACGACTTGGTACAGCGTGGCCACAACTACGCCATCGTGGATGAGGTGGACTCGATCCTCATTGACGAAGCCCGTACCCCGCTGATCATCTCCGGTCCGGTGGAAGGCTCCAGCAAGTGGTTCTCCGCTTTCGCAGCGATCGCTCCGAAGCTGACCCGTGACATCCACTACGAAGTCGACGAGCGGAAGAAGACCGTGGGCGTCAAGGAAGAGGGCGTGGAGTTCGTCGAGGACCAGCTGGGTATCGAGAACCTGTACGCCCCGGAGCACTCGCAACTGGTGAGCTACCTGAACAACTCCATCAAGGCCAAGGAGTTGTTCACCCGCGACAAGGACTACATCGTCCGCAATGGTGAGGTCGTCATCGTCGACGAGTTCACCGGCCGCATCCTGGACGGCCGTCGCTACAACGAGGGCATCCACCAGGCGATCGAGGCGAAAGAACACGTCGAGATCAAGAACGAGAACCAAACCCTCGCAACCGTCACCCTGCAGAACTACTTCCGCCTGTACGACAAGCTGGCCGGCATGACCGGTACGGCGGAGACCGAAGCCGCCGAGCTGAAGTCCACCTACAAGCTGGATGTTGCCGCGATTCCGACGAACAAGGAAAACAAGCGTAAGGATAACGTCGACCTGATCTACAAGACTCAGGAGGCGAAGTTCGAAGCCGTGGCCGAAGACATTGCCGAGCGTGTGGAGATCGGACAGCCGGTGCTCGTGGGTACCACCTCCGTTGAGCGTTCCGAGTACCTGTCCAGGCTGCTGCAGCGCCGTGGCATCAAGCACAATGTGCTGAACGCGAAGTACCACGAGAAGGAAGCAGAGATTGTTGCCCAGGCAGGCCGTCTGGGTGCGGTAACCGTGGCTACCAACATGGCTGGTCGTGGTACGGATATCGTGCTGGGTGGTAACCCGGACATCATCGCCGACATTAACTTGCGTGAGCGCGGCCTGGATCCGGTGGAGACCCCGGAGGAATACGAAGAGGCCTGGGACGACGAGATCGAGAAGGTCCGCGAGGAGTCCAAGGAAGAAGCGGAGAAGGTCCGCGAGGTCGGTGGCCTGTACGTGCTGGGCACGGAGCGTCACGAATCCCGCCGCATCGACAACCAGCTGCGTGGCCGTTCCGCACGTCAGGGCGACCCGGGCGAGACCCGCTTCTACCTGTCCATGCGCGACGATCTGATGGTGCGCTTCGTCGGCCAGACGATGGAGGCGATGATGACTCGCCTGAACATCCCGGACGACGAGGCTATCGACTCGAAGATGGTCACCAACGCCATCAAGGGCGCACAGTCCCAGGTGGAGTCCGCCAACTTCGAGATGCGCAAGAACGTGCTCAAGTACGACGAAGTCATGAACGAGCAGCGCAAGGTGATCTACGGCGAGCGCCGCCAGATCCTCGAGGGTGAGGATGTGGAAAAGCAGATCCGCAACATGCTGAAGGACACCATCGAGGCATACGTCGACGGCGCGACCGCCGAGGGCTATGTCGAGGACTGGGATCTGGATACCCTGTGGAACGCCCTGGATTCCCTCTACGGCCCGACCTTTACCCACGAGGAACTGGTGGAAGGCGACGATTACGGCCGCCCGGGCGAGCTGAGCTCTTCTCAGCTGCTGGAGGCGCTGCTCGACGACGCCAACCGCGAGTACGACGAGCTGGAGGAGAAGGTCTCGGAGGTCGCCGGTGAGGAGCAGATGCGCGGCATGGAGCGCGCAGCCCTGTTGAACGTCGTGGACCAGAAGTGGCGTGAGCACCTCTACGAGATGGACTACCTGAAGGAGGGCATCGGCCTGCGCGCGATGGCGCAACGCGATCCTCTGGTGGAGTACCAGCGCGAGGGTGGCGACATGTTTAACCGAATGAAGGACGGCATCAAGGAAGAGACTGTCCGCCAGCTGTTCCTGGTGCGCAACCAGCTGAAGCAGGCTGGCCAGGTGCACGTCGAGGACCCGGCGGCGGGCAACGAGGGCGTGGCCGTGGATCGCGCTACGCAGACCACCATGGGTGGCTAA
- the hpf gene encoding ribosome hibernation-promoting factor, HPF/YfiA family yields the protein MSTGKNSSDFGNEELAAPEAGVEITGRNVEVPEHFADRVKGKLAKIERLDPTLTFFHVELQHEPNPRRGDQQDRLQITATGKGHIARAEAKEDSFYAALEVAVGRMERSLRKVKARRKIARSGHRTPMSMGEAAASLVEDAQPKAETKPEEVGQYDVDPYEDQFKPGQIVRKKVHKAAPISVDQALSEMELVGHDFFLFINEENGQPSVVYRRHAFDYGLITLEEKNAEK from the coding sequence ATGTCGACCGGCAAAAACTCGTCTGACTTTGGCAACGAGGAACTTGCTGCACCTGAGGCAGGCGTAGAGATCACTGGCCGCAACGTTGAGGTGCCGGAGCACTTCGCTGATCGCGTCAAGGGCAAGCTGGCGAAGATCGAGCGCTTGGATCCGACTCTCACGTTCTTCCACGTGGAGCTGCAGCACGAGCCCAACCCGCGCCGTGGTGACCAGCAGGATCGCCTACAGATCACCGCAACCGGCAAGGGCCACATCGCTCGCGCAGAGGCTAAGGAAGACTCCTTCTACGCTGCCCTCGAGGTCGCCGTTGGCCGCATGGAGCGCTCCCTGCGAAAGGTGAAGGCACGTCGCAAGATTGCCCGTTCCGGCCACCGCACTCCGATGTCCATGGGCGAGGCAGCTGCCAGCCTGGTGGAAGATGCACAGCCGAAGGCGGAGACCAAGCCGGAGGAGGTTGGACAGTATGACGTCGACCCCTACGAGGATCAGTTCAAGCCTGGCCAGATCGTGCGCAAGAAGGTGCACAAGGCCGCTCCGATCAGCGTTGACCAGGCGTTGAGCGAGATGGAGCTGGTGGGCCACGACTTCTTCCTGTTCATCAACGAGGAGAACGGCCAGCCGTCCGTGGTGTACCGTCGTCACGCCTTTGACTACGGTCTGATCACCTTGGAAGAGAAGAACGCAGAGAAGTAA
- a CDS encoding ComF family protein — translation MLILSAKERLRPAAIDVAGRVLAAGILHVSGLGLVPDPRLGRVVLVPAPTRRSAARQRGGDIVTRFCRAAAALYPGVEVYPVAWLSEESVDSVGLDRHQRRENIAGKILFDPTAIGRLRGMGEVVIVDDVCTTGATTAQFALALAARGVRPRLALVLAGA, via the coding sequence ATGCTGATACTCAGTGCAAAGGAGCGGTTGCGTCCGGCGGCCATAGATGTGGCCGGGCGAGTGCTGGCCGCCGGGATACTGCATGTGAGTGGGCTGGGTTTGGTGCCTGATCCGCGCTTGGGGCGGGTAGTGCTGGTGCCCGCCCCTACCCGCCGATCAGCGGCGCGGCAGCGAGGCGGGGATATCGTCACCCGCTTTTGCCGTGCAGCCGCGGCGCTGTATCCCGGGGTGGAGGTTTACCCTGTGGCGTGGCTCAGTGAGGAAAGTGTGGATTCGGTTGGGCTGGATCGGCACCAACGGCGCGAGAATATTGCCGGCAAGATCCTTTTCGATCCGACGGCGATTGGTCGACTGCGGGGGATGGGGGAGGTCGTGATCGTGGATGACGTGTGTACAACTGGCGCTACAACAGCGCAGTTTGCGTTGGCTCTGGCGGCGCGTGGCGTGCGGCCGCGATTGGCGCTGGTGTTAGCGGGCGCATAA
- the lpqB gene encoding MtrAB system accessory lipoprotein LpqB, protein MSNKTTEATKTTKVKKVLSVVAGLGLLAGCSTLPDDTNPEAISSYAPAPSGQEAPTPTDGQPSDLLLRDFFTASAHPLRDHQAAKKFLTGGMQGRWQSDAPTMVLDRIDISSEGPGNDSKITYRVRGNIVGTLGVGGVFDPQYTAFETSYEMQNVDGQWRISNLPNVVVLDRQDFVSTYRARNIYFPDLNGRALVSDRRWIYTGQQSTAASLVSLLVAGPQDRLKKAVRNLVPEDATAQVSNDGEGDPAVHFTGLQELSADARRLLAAQVVWTLAGSEVRGPYELTADGTPMTDDMHGKWLVQDLSQYDPNVQVQTPLRAVSGGDVYQQDGARAQQLGGWLDQNYIESVALSPRDEVYAAVTGRGDAPRQLMIGAKGDQPVSSVRANSLTRPTWGLDATSAYVVADGERITEITRNPESGIVGERKVDSSTMAMVDGKDKRISVFRVSHDGARAVMIVNGRVYVVTLDTTDDGTKRLGAPVEIGHAVGDTAVSADWSDDGSVLVGTRANDAPVWDIEVDGSYSQQITGRNLSAPVVSVATDGSKIYVTDANALMQFDVTSEESRFWREVPTMQGKRATPVLAD, encoded by the coding sequence ATGAGTAACAAGACCACAGAGGCCACAAAGACCACAAAGGTCAAAAAGGTACTGTCCGTGGTGGCCGGACTGGGTCTGCTGGCCGGTTGCTCGACCCTGCCGGATGACACGAACCCCGAGGCGATCTCCAGCTACGCGCCGGCGCCCAGCGGACAAGAGGCGCCGACCCCGACCGACGGGCAGCCCTCCGACCTGCTGCTGCGTGATTTCTTCACCGCCAGCGCCCATCCGCTGCGCGACCACCAGGCGGCCAAGAAGTTCCTCACCGGCGGCATGCAGGGGCGATGGCAGTCCGATGCGCCGACGATGGTGCTCGACCGGATCGACATCTCCTCCGAAGGCCCGGGCAACGATTCGAAGATCACCTACCGCGTGCGTGGAAACATCGTCGGAACACTGGGCGTGGGGGGTGTGTTTGACCCGCAGTACACCGCGTTCGAAACCAGTTACGAGATGCAAAATGTCGACGGACAATGGCGTATCAGCAACCTGCCGAACGTTGTGGTGCTGGACCGGCAGGACTTCGTAAGCACCTATCGCGCCCGCAACATCTACTTCCCGGATCTCAACGGTCGAGCGCTCGTCTCGGACCGCCGGTGGATCTACACCGGTCAGCAGTCCACCGCCGCCTCTTTGGTCTCGTTGCTGGTTGCGGGGCCGCAGGATCGTTTGAAGAAGGCTGTTCGAAACCTTGTTCCTGAGGACGCCACCGCCCAGGTTTCCAATGATGGTGAGGGCGACCCCGCAGTTCATTTCACCGGACTGCAGGAACTGTCCGCTGATGCACGCCGGCTACTGGCGGCACAGGTGGTGTGGACGCTGGCGGGGTCCGAGGTTCGAGGCCCCTACGAACTCACGGCGGACGGTACGCCGATGACCGACGATATGCATGGCAAGTGGCTGGTGCAGGATCTTTCGCAATACGACCCGAATGTACAGGTGCAGACCCCGCTGCGGGCAGTGTCCGGCGGGGACGTTTACCAACAGGATGGGGCGCGAGCGCAGCAGCTGGGCGGATGGCTTGACCAAAACTATATTGAATCCGTGGCGCTTAGCCCGCGGGACGAGGTCTACGCTGCCGTGACCGGGCGGGGCGATGCGCCGCGCCAGCTGATGATCGGAGCGAAGGGCGACCAGCCGGTGAGCTCCGTGCGGGCGAATTCCCTAACCCGTCCGACCTGGGGGCTGGATGCCACCTCGGCTTACGTGGTGGCCGACGGCGAGCGGATCACGGAAATTACTCGCAACCCGGAAAGTGGCATCGTGGGAGAGCGCAAGGTGGACAGCTCCACGATGGCAATGGTGGACGGAAAGGATAAGCGCATCAGTGTATTCCGCGTATCGCACGATGGTGCCCGCGCAGTGATGATCGTAAACGGGCGGGTTTACGTGGTGACGTTGGATACGACGGATGATGGCACAAAGCGGCTGGGTGCGCCGGTAGAGATCGGCCACGCAGTAGGCGACACGGCGGTCAGCGCAGACTGGTCCGACGACGGGTCCGTGTTGGTGGGCACGCGTGCCAATGACGCCCCGGTCTGGGACATCGAGGTTGATGGCTCCTATTCGCAGCAGATCACGGGCCGCAACTTGTCAGCCCCGGTGGTATCGGTGGCTACCGACGGCAGCAAGATTTACGTCACCGACGCCAATGCGCTGATGCAGTTCGACGTCACCTCCGAGGAGTCACGCTTCTGGCGCGAAGTGCCGACCATGCAAGGAAAGCGGGCAACCCCAGTGCTGGCCGACTAG
- the mtrB gene encoding MtrAB system histidine kinase MtrB: MEQEQAKPKKRKPARLAQPKAPGFPQRVQGKTLAAGATFWSVLRDFFRRPRDTWRRLINSIRLRWHQSIQLRVIGSVVASSTFAFLLIGFLLVGFLSQQLLATKFSEAVDSMDRARTAVEEQIGATDSSNPVSVRLTSARAVLTNRSTGVEQSSAPVYDSVLIASNASDAETRIPDNIDIPANLREFVRQGQVAYQYARVDGENGTYKALIIGSPVYSDIPGLELYLLVPLTSEEATLNLMRGLLMAGGIVLIILLLVISWVFSQQITGPVRAASKIAEKLAAGHLHERMVVDGQDEVARLAFSFNDMAEKLSTQIRNLEEFGSLQRQFTSDVSHELRTPLTTVRMAADMIEDNADELDPLTARAAHLMTKELDRFETLLGDLLEISRHDAGVANLSAEKVDVRGVVRSALQQVRAIAEEIGTEFNVDLPEDPVVVAVDSRRVERILRNLLANAVDHSEGKPIEVKMAVGEDALAVAVTDHGVGLKPGEEEMVFNRFWRSDPSRERRTGGTGLGLAIAKEDANLHGGRLEAIGEIGVGACFRLTLPMEQGHIVKTSPLPLAVEAEGVTTQEQEGGEDE; this comes from the coding sequence GTGGAGCAGGAACAAGCTAAGCCCAAGAAACGCAAGCCGGCCCGCCTAGCGCAACCGAAGGCCCCGGGTTTCCCGCAGAGAGTGCAGGGGAAGACGCTGGCAGCCGGCGCGACGTTCTGGTCCGTGCTGCGCGACTTCTTCCGCCGGCCGCGGGATACCTGGCGGCGGCTCATCAACTCGATTCGGCTGCGCTGGCACCAGTCCATCCAGCTGCGAGTGATCGGTAGCGTGGTGGCCTCCAGTACTTTCGCATTCCTGCTCATTGGTTTCCTGCTGGTCGGGTTCCTGAGCCAGCAGTTGTTGGCCACCAAGTTCTCCGAAGCCGTGGATAGCATGGACCGGGCACGCACGGCGGTGGAAGAGCAGATCGGCGCCACCGACTCTTCCAACCCGGTGTCCGTGCGTCTGACTTCCGCTAGGGCGGTGTTGACTAACCGCTCGACAGGGGTGGAGCAATCAAGCGCCCCGGTGTATGACTCGGTGCTCATCGCCTCCAACGCGAGTGATGCGGAAACACGGATCCCGGACAACATCGACATCCCGGCAAATCTGCGCGAGTTTGTACGCCAGGGGCAGGTGGCCTACCAGTACGCCCGTGTAGACGGGGAAAACGGCACCTACAAGGCGCTGATTATCGGCAGTCCCGTCTACTCTGACATCCCCGGTCTCGAACTGTATTTGCTGGTGCCGCTGACCTCTGAAGAGGCCACTCTGAACCTCATGCGCGGCTTGCTGATGGCCGGCGGGATCGTCCTGATCATCCTGCTGTTGGTGATCAGTTGGGTGTTCTCCCAGCAGATTACCGGCCCGGTCCGTGCGGCCTCTAAGATCGCCGAAAAGTTGGCGGCGGGCCACCTGCACGAGCGGATGGTCGTCGACGGCCAGGACGAGGTCGCCAGGCTCGCCTTTAGCTTCAACGACATGGCGGAGAAGCTCTCCACCCAGATTCGAAACCTGGAGGAGTTCGGCTCGTTGCAGCGACAGTTCACGTCGGACGTTTCCCACGAGCTGCGTACACCGTTGACGACGGTGCGCATGGCGGCGGACATGATCGAAGACAATGCCGATGAACTCGATCCGCTCACTGCCCGTGCAGCTCACCTGATGACGAAGGAGCTCGACCGCTTCGAGACACTTCTGGGTGACCTGTTGGAGATTTCTCGACACGACGCGGGAGTGGCGAACTTGTCTGCCGAGAAGGTCGATGTGCGCGGCGTGGTGCGCTCCGCTCTGCAGCAGGTACGAGCCATCGCTGAGGAAATCGGCACCGAGTTCAATGTGGATCTGCCGGAAGATCCCGTGGTCGTGGCCGTGGACTCGCGTCGCGTGGAACGTATTCTGCGCAACCTCCTGGCAAATGCTGTGGACCACTCAGAAGGCAAGCCGATCGAGGTGAAAATGGCCGTCGGGGAAGATGCCCTGGCCGTTGCTGTCACCGACCATGGAGTGGGGCTGAAGCCCGGCGAGGAGGAGATGGTCTTCAACCGTTTCTGGCGCTCCGACCCGTCGCGCGAGCGCCGCACGGGCGGCACTGGTTTGGGTCTGGCCATTGCGAAGGAAGATGCCAACCTGCACGGCGGCCGTCTCGAGGCGATTGGCGAGATCGGAGTGGGCGCGTGCTTCCGGTTGACGCTCCCAATGGAACAGGGCCACATCGTAAAGACCTCGCCGCTGCCTTTGGCGGTGGAGGCTGAGGGCGTCACTACCCAAGAACAAGAAGGGGGCGAAGATGAGTAA
- the mtrA gene encoding MtrAB system response regulator MtrA: METKILVVDDDPAIAEMLTIVLQGEGFRTVVVGDGVEAVKAAEEHNPDLILLDVMLPGMNGIDVCKAIRETSTVPIVMLTARTDTVDVVLGLESGADDYVHKPFKPKELVARVRARLRRTPEEAPAETIEVVDLKIDVPGHQVIRDGQEIALTPIEFDLLVTLASRPRQVFSREELLEQVWGYRKSSDTRLVNVHIQRLRSKVERDPDDPKIIQTVRGIGYKTGE, from the coding sequence GTGGAAACGAAGATTCTGGTGGTCGACGACGACCCGGCTATCGCGGAAATGCTCACCATTGTTTTGCAAGGCGAGGGTTTTCGCACCGTTGTCGTGGGTGACGGTGTAGAGGCCGTGAAAGCCGCGGAGGAACACAACCCGGACCTCATCCTGCTGGACGTTATGCTCCCCGGAATGAACGGCATTGACGTGTGCAAGGCGATCCGCGAGACCTCCACGGTGCCGATCGTTATGCTGACCGCCCGCACTGACACCGTGGACGTGGTGCTGGGCCTGGAATCCGGTGCCGATGACTACGTGCACAAGCCATTCAAGCCGAAGGAGCTGGTGGCGCGCGTACGGGCCCGCCTACGCCGCACTCCGGAGGAGGCCCCTGCGGAGACGATCGAGGTAGTAGACCTAAAGATTGATGTGCCCGGGCACCAGGTGATCCGCGATGGCCAGGAGATCGCGCTGACCCCCATCGAGTTTGACCTGCTGGTTACGCTGGCCTCCCGTCCGCGTCAAGTGTTCTCCCGCGAGGAGTTGCTAGAGCAGGTGTGGGGCTACCGTAAATCCAGCGATACGCGCCTGGTGAACGTCCACATTCAGCGCCTGCGTTCGAAGGTGGAGAGGGACCCGGACGACCCGAAGATCATCCAAACCGTCCGCGGGATCGGCTACAAGACCGGCGAATAG
- a CDS encoding dTMP kinase, translating into MIVSFEGVDGAGKNTLVTAVEKELVEREVPVARIAFPRYEESHPAMLAREALHENLGDLIHSVHGMATLFALDRAEIGADLAGFDADGYVILIDRYTASNVAYSAARVGGDVAEVGEWVTQLEQEKLGIPAPDLQILVDVEAEVAGQRAESREAQDQTRARDAYERDSSLQERTVCAYRALAEQQWLSPWVTVDSTGDDYEARAAKVADLLEEMRG; encoded by the coding sequence ATGATCGTTAGTTTTGAAGGAGTCGACGGCGCGGGGAAGAACACCCTGGTTACGGCCGTGGAAAAGGAGTTGGTGGAGCGCGAGGTGCCGGTAGCGCGCATCGCGTTCCCACGCTACGAGGAATCCCACCCGGCGATGCTCGCCCGCGAAGCACTGCATGAAAACCTGGGGGATTTGATTCATTCCGTGCACGGCATGGCCACCCTGTTCGCCCTCGACCGCGCCGAGATCGGGGCAGATTTGGCGGGCTTTGATGCCGATGGTTACGTGATCCTGATTGACCGCTATACGGCTTCCAATGTGGCGTACTCCGCCGCGCGGGTTGGGGGCGACGTGGCTGAGGTCGGCGAATGGGTCACTCAGCTAGAGCAGGAAAAGCTCGGCATCCCGGCGCCGGACTTGCAAATCTTGGTGGATGTCGAGGCAGAAGTGGCCGGGCAGCGGGCCGAGTCGCGCGAAGCCCAGGATCAAACGCGGGCGCGAGATGCTTATGAGCGGGATAGTAGCCTGCAGGAACGTACCGTCTGCGCCTACCGAGCGTTGGCGGAGCAGCAGTGGCTGAGCCCGTGGGTGACGGTCGACAGCACAGGGGATGACTATGAGGCCCGTGCGGCTAAGGTCGCGGATCTGCTGGAAGAAATGAGAGGATGA
- the ahcY gene encoding adenosylhomocysteinase — protein sequence MEFKVKDLSLAEAGRHQIRLAEYEMPGLMQLRSEYAEEQPLKGARIAGSIHMTVQTAVLIETLVALGAEVRWASCNIFSTQDEAAAAIVVGDGTPESPAGVPVFAWKGETLDEYWWCLKQIFTWGEGVEANMILDDGGDATMAVIKGMEYENAGLVPDAEEQDADEYKAFLGMLRETLAEDGKFWSRASENIKGVTEETTTGVHRLYHFAEQGLLPFPAMNVNDAVTKSKFDNRYGTRHSLIDGINRATDMLIGGKSVLLCGYGDVGKGCAEALAGQGAIVKVTEVDPINALQALMDGFEVVQVEDFIGDADIVITATGNLGIITFEHMQMMKNHAVLGNIGHFDNEIDMASLLHREDVSRVTIKPQVDEFTFEGKNGDPVSIVVLSEGRLLNLGNATGHPSFVMSNSFADQTIAQIELYTKSDQYGNEVYRLPKILDEMVARIHVEALGGKLTTLTKEQAEYIGVDVAGPFKPEHYRY from the coding sequence ATGGAGTTTAAAGTCAAGGATCTCTCGCTGGCAGAGGCCGGCCGCCACCAGATCCGCCTGGCGGAATATGAGATGCCCGGACTGATGCAGCTGCGTAGCGAATACGCCGAGGAGCAGCCTCTGAAGGGCGCCCGTATCGCCGGCTCCATCCACATGACCGTGCAGACCGCCGTGCTCATCGAAACCCTGGTGGCCCTCGGTGCAGAGGTGCGCTGGGCATCCTGCAACATCTTCTCCACCCAAGATGAGGCCGCCGCGGCCATCGTCGTCGGCGACGGAACCCCGGAGTCTCCGGCCGGCGTGCCGGTTTTCGCCTGGAAGGGCGAGACCCTGGATGAGTACTGGTGGTGCCTAAAGCAGATCTTCACCTGGGGCGAAGGCGTGGAGGCCAACATGATCCTCGACGACGGCGGCGACGCGACCATGGCTGTTATTAAGGGTATGGAATACGAAAACGCCGGCCTGGTCCCAGACGCGGAAGAACAGGACGCTGACGAGTACAAGGCTTTCCTCGGAATGCTGCGTGAGACCTTGGCGGAGGACGGTAAGTTCTGGAGCCGGGCGTCAGAAAACATCAAGGGCGTAACCGAAGAAACGACGACGGGCGTGCACCGCCTGTACCACTTCGCGGAACAGGGCTTGCTGCCCTTCCCGGCGATGAACGTCAACGATGCGGTGACGAAGTCGAAGTTCGACAATCGTTACGGCACCCGCCACTCCCTGATCGACGGCATCAACCGCGCTACCGACATGCTGATCGGCGGCAAGTCGGTGCTGCTGTGTGGTTATGGAGATGTCGGCAAGGGCTGTGCCGAAGCGCTGGCGGGCCAGGGTGCGATCGTGAAGGTTACGGAGGTCGACCCGATCAACGCCCTGCAGGCGCTCATGGACGGCTTCGAGGTCGTGCAGGTAGAGGACTTTATTGGTGACGCCGACATCGTCATCACCGCAACGGGGAACCTCGGAATCATCACGTTTGAGCACATGCAGATGATGAAGAACCACGCAGTGCTCGGTAACATCGGCCACTTCGACAACGAGATTGACATGGCCAGCCTGCTGCACCGCGAGGACGTCAGCCGCGTGACCATCAAGCCTCAGGTGGACGAGTTCACCTTCGAAGGTAAGAACGGCGACCCGGTTTCCATTGTGGTGCTGAGCGAGGGGCGCCTGCTGAACCTGGGCAACGCCACCGGCCACCCGTCGTTCGTGATGTCCAACTCCTTCGCCGACCAGACGATCGCGCAGATCGAGCTGTACACGAAGTCCGACCAGTACGGCAACGAGGTCTACCGCTTGCCGAAGATCCTGGACGAGATGGTTGCACGCATCCACGTCGAGGCACTCGGTGGCAAGCTGACGACCCTGACCAAGGAACAGGCAGAGTACATCGGCGTGGACGTCGCCGGACCGTTCAAGCCGGAGCACTACCGCTACTAG
- a CDS encoding DUF4259 domain-containing protein — protein sequence MSNWDEFIFSEEDNADFLDELADLDGPDIAGALVDAVNVALREEQSGSVDYSVGLCAATVAAIWCGAPFSTATVADDHPFIRAHIGECPANLQEVALQLMDGEMERREDEEDLEAEGLETFVEALS from the coding sequence ATGAGCAACTGGGACGAGTTCATCTTCTCGGAAGAAGACAACGCAGACTTCCTAGACGAACTGGCAGACCTGGACGGCCCCGACATAGCTGGAGCGCTCGTGGACGCCGTGAACGTGGCACTGCGTGAAGAGCAATCCGGTTCGGTGGACTACTCCGTTGGCCTGTGCGCCGCCACAGTGGCGGCAATCTGGTGCGGGGCGCCCTTTAGTACGGCCACGGTGGCAGATGACCACCCCTTCATTCGTGCTCACATCGGCGAATGCCCCGCAAATCTGCAGGAAGTGGCACTGCAGCTGATGGATGGGGAGATGGAACGACGCGAGGACGAAGAAGACCTCGAAGCTGAGGGGCTGGAGACCTTCGTCGAGGCCCTGAGCTAG